One region of Clostridiales bacterium genomic DNA includes:
- the holA gene encoding DNA polymerase III subunit delta codes for MAKAKGKKKTEVLDYGAQVRSLREQGPGRLYLLWGREDYLREQYLLELKKLCLPGGEDDFSYHRFDGAELDFQALADAVDAVPFLTERTLIEVRGFDTNKCREEEAQALVRVIGDLPDYCTLVFLMSTDFEPDGRLKTTKAFKKYGELIQFTAQGESALVRWVGKRFAAHKKHISPEDARQLIFFTGGLMNSMIPEIDKIAAYVSSDTVTRADILAVAHRLPEAVAYELTDRLADQDYDGAMRILADLLADKANTPIFLLAVIGQQMRRLYAARLARHAGLGTGDLRALLGLPYDFIAENLLRSARKFSGRQLEEAVRLCAQTDFAMKNTGADDAELLKELLLRIAVGGTA; via the coding sequence ATGGCAAAAGCTAAAGGAAAAAAGAAAACGGAAGTGCTCGACTACGGCGCACAGGTGCGCAGCCTGCGCGAGCAGGGGCCGGGACGGCTGTACCTGCTCTGGGGGCGGGAGGATTACCTGCGCGAGCAGTACCTGCTGGAGCTGAAAAAGCTCTGCCTGCCCGGCGGCGAGGACGACTTCAGCTATCACCGGTTTGACGGGGCGGAGCTCGACTTTCAGGCGCTGGCGGACGCGGTGGACGCAGTGCCGTTTCTGACCGAGCGCACGCTCATCGAGGTGCGTGGATTCGACACGAATAAGTGCCGCGAGGAAGAGGCGCAGGCGCTCGTCCGGGTCATCGGCGACCTGCCGGATTACTGCACGCTGGTGTTTCTGATGAGCACGGATTTTGAGCCGGACGGCCGCCTGAAGACGACGAAGGCCTTCAAAAAATACGGTGAGCTCATCCAGTTCACCGCCCAGGGGGAGAGCGCGCTTGTGCGTTGGGTCGGCAAACGCTTTGCCGCGCACAAGAAGCACATTTCGCCCGAGGACGCCCGCCAGCTGATTTTCTTCACCGGCGGCCTGATGAACAGTATGATCCCGGAGATCGACAAGATCGCGGCCTACGTTTCGAGCGACACGGTCACGCGCGCGGACATTCTGGCCGTGGCGCACCGGCTGCCGGAGGCGGTGGCTTACGAACTGACCGACCGGCTGGCCGATCAGGACTATGACGGCGCCATGCGCATTCTCGCGGACCTCCTCGCCGACAAGGCGAACACACCGATCTTCCTGCTCGCCGTCATCGGCCAGCAGATGCGCAGGCTTTATGCCGCGCGGCTCGCGCGGCACGCGGGCCTTGGCACGGGCGATCTGCGCGCGCTGCTCGGCCTGCCATATGACTTCATTGCGGAAAATCTCCTGCGCTCGGCCCGGAAATTCTCCGGCCGCCAGCTCGAGGAGGCGGTGCGCCTGTGCGCGCAGACAGACTTTGCCATGAAAAACACCGGCGCGGACGACGCCGAGCTGCTCAAGGAGCTGCTGCTGCGCATCGCCGTGGGAGGCACGGCATGA
- a CDS encoding ComEC/Rec2 family competence protein, with amino-acid sequence MRKLAYCAGGFSAAIFLAHFLLPARWVLPGALAAVVLALVTLLLPGQTRRRVMAALLSAAIGFGWYAAASALRLTPVQNVSGDVQTVTARVTEYPVAYARSYGLTALLTSPDVPNCKARLYVSDADAAALRPGDEITADVKFRPSTLRYGEETDAYITKGIYLIGSVRDKTLARTGVWSRSWLYWPKTVAQSLKTSAQAAFPADVLPFAQALMLGDKSALYAQDLDIPLSTTGIMHTVAVSGLHLAFLLGFLRLFTGNRRMTAIIGLPMMVVFVVMAGCSPSVLRAAFMTALVLFAPLLGRENDPPTSLLTALAILLTANPFAAASISLQLSFASMAGLFCVSGALYRALDARLLPADVKLSRPRRKIRAFFSATTASSVGAMVFTVPLTALHFGNISLIAPVTNLLILWLLPAAFIGCYLTALLGLVWAWGGTALAWVTAWPLRYILAVANVLSKLPGAVLFTGSRMVVWWLVLVYAMFGAAWLLSRRRKVRYWIPAACSVLALCAVLTVNAVQLQRTSTVTALDVSQGQSIVFSSGRSCAVVDCGGRSTAEDPGDLAARKLLAQGHRSLDLLVLTHPHDDHVNGVLRLMHWLPVRTLVIPAAADITQAPLSDILALAEANHTTVVRVDAQQTIAAGGISVRLYPEPCAGQEDGSMIVLASIGDYDTLVPGDVDTTAEAKFLSTCTYPDIELLFVGHHGSKRSTGDAWLDAIAPDAAIISVGYNSYGHPTSDTLERLQAHHIPIYRTDQMGDITVHLS; translated from the coding sequence GTGCGAAAGCTGGCATACTGCGCAGGCGGATTTTCGGCTGCGATCTTTCTGGCGCATTTTCTGCTGCCGGCGCGCTGGGTGCTGCCCGGTGCGCTCGCGGCAGTCGTGCTTGCGCTCGTGACGCTGCTGCTCCCGGGGCAGACGCGCCGCAGGGTCATGGCCGCGCTGCTGTCGGCAGCCATTGGCTTCGGGTGGTACGCTGCGGCGTCGGCCCTGCGCCTGACGCCTGTGCAGAACGTTTCCGGCGATGTGCAGACGGTCACGGCGCGCGTGACGGAGTATCCTGTCGCATATGCGCGCAGCTATGGGCTGACCGCCCTGCTCACAAGCCCGGACGTGCCCAACTGCAAGGCGCGGCTCTACGTCTCCGATGCGGACGCCGCTGCGCTGCGCCCCGGCGACGAGATCACGGCGGACGTGAAGTTCCGCCCATCCACGCTGCGCTACGGGGAGGAGACGGACGCCTACATTACCAAGGGCATATACCTCATCGGCAGTGTGCGGGACAAAACGCTTGCGCGCACCGGCGTCTGGAGCCGCAGCTGGCTCTACTGGCCGAAAACCGTCGCCCAGTCGCTCAAAACGAGCGCGCAGGCCGCCTTCCCGGCGGATGTGCTGCCGTTTGCGCAGGCGCTCATGCTCGGCGATAAATCCGCGCTCTACGCGCAGGATCTGGACATTCCGCTCAGCACGACCGGTATCATGCACACGGTCGCGGTTTCCGGCTTGCATCTGGCGTTTCTGCTGGGCTTTTTGCGTCTGTTCACCGGCAACCGGCGCATGACGGCCATCATCGGCCTGCCGATGATGGTTGTGTTTGTCGTCATGGCCGGATGCAGCCCGTCGGTGCTGCGCGCGGCGTTCATGACGGCGCTGGTGCTTTTTGCGCCGCTGCTCGGGCGGGAGAACGACCCGCCGACGTCGCTGCTGACAGCATTGGCCATATTGCTTACGGCCAATCCATTTGCAGCGGCGAGTATCAGTCTGCAGCTCTCGTTTGCGTCCATGGCGGGCCTGTTTTGTGTCTCTGGTGCGCTGTACCGCGCGCTCGATGCGCGCCTGCTGCCCGCCGATGTGAAGCTCTCGCGTCCGCGGCGGAAGATCCGCGCCTTTTTCAGTGCCACAACGGCGAGCTCCGTCGGCGCCATGGTGTTTACCGTGCCGCTCACGGCGCTGCATTTCGGCAACATTTCGCTCATCGCGCCGGTCACGAACCTGCTCATCCTGTGGCTGCTGCCGGCCGCGTTCATCGGTTGCTACCTCACGGCGCTGCTCGGCCTTGTCTGGGCATGGGGCGGCACGGCGCTCGCGTGGGTGACGGCGTGGCCGCTGCGGTATATCCTCGCTGTGGCAAACGTGCTCTCAAAACTTCCGGGTGCAGTGCTGTTCACCGGCAGCCGCATGGTCGTCTGGTGGCTCGTGCTGGTGTATGCCATGTTCGGCGCGGCGTGGCTGCTCTCCCGGCGGCGTAAGGTGCGCTATTGGATCCCCGCTGCGTGCAGCGTGCTGGCACTGTGCGCGGTGCTGACCGTCAATGCCGTGCAGCTGCAGCGCACATCGACCGTGACGGCGCTCGATGTCAGTCAGGGGCAGAGTATCGTGTTTTCCAGCGGGCGATCCTGCGCCGTAGTGGACTGCGGCGGCCGCTCTACGGCGGAAGATCCGGGCGACCTCGCGGCGCGCAAGCTGCTCGCGCAGGGGCACCGGAGCCTTGACCTGCTCGTGCTCACGCACCCGCACGACGATCATGTCAACGGCGTGCTGCGCCTGATGCACTGGCTTCCGGTGCGCACACTGGTCATCCCGGCCGCTGCGGATATCACGCAGGCCCCGCTGAGCGACATTCTCGCGCTCGCGGAGGCGAACCATACGACCGTTGTGCGCGTGGACGCGCAACAGACGATCGCGGCCGGCGGCATCTCCGTGCGCCTGTATCCGGAGCCCTGCGCCGGACAGGAGGACGGCAGCATGATCGTGCTGGCCTCCATCGGCGATTATGACACGCTTGTGCCCGGCGACGTGGACACGACGGCAGAGGCAAAGTTTCTCAGCACCTGCACCTATCCCGACATTGAGCTGCTGTTCGTCGGCCACCACGGTTCGAAAAGATCCACCGGTGACGCATGGCTCGACGCCATCGCGCCGGACGCAGCGATCATCTCCGTCGGCTACAACAGCTACGGTCATCCGACGAGTGACACGCTCGAGCGCCTGCAGGCGCACCACATACCGATCTACCGCACCGATCAGATGGGCGACATTACGGTGCATCTCTCGTGA
- a CDS encoding histidine triad nucleotide-binding protein has product MNDCLFCKIAAGEIPSTCLYNDDDVYAFRDINPQMPVHFLVIPKQHIDSVAAITAENSAVVAKCFEVIAKLAAQEGLTGGYRVISNCGDDAGQTVHHLHFHVLGGAPMGEKLL; this is encoded by the coding sequence ATGAACGACTGCCTGTTTTGTAAGATCGCGGCGGGGGAGATCCCTTCCACCTGCCTGTACAACGATGATGATGTTTATGCGTTCCGCGACATCAATCCTCAGATGCCGGTGCACTTTCTTGTGATCCCGAAGCAGCACATCGACTCGGTCGCGGCCATCACGGCGGAAAACTCCGCTGTGGTCGCCAAGTGCTTTGAGGTCATTGCGAAGCTCGCCGCGCAGGAGGGACTGACCGGCGGCTACCGCGTCATCTCCAACTGTGGCGACGATGCTGGCCAGACCGTGCATCACCTGCACTTCCACGTCCTCGGCGGCGCGCCGATGGGCGAGAAGCTGCTGTAA